The following coding sequences are from one Humulus lupulus chromosome X, drHumLupu1.1, whole genome shotgun sequence window:
- the LOC133807342 gene encoding inositol-tetrakisphosphate 1-kinase 3-like isoform X1: MREEMVYNQGEEKREEKPESESVSEVDRCCNIVESNNGFFLQKQKRMVVVGYALTSKKTKSFLQPKFERLARTKGILFVAIDHNRPLSDQGPFDIVLHKLSGKEWRQVLEDYRQTHPEVTILDPPDAIQLLHNRQYMLQAVADMGLCEDYGKVGVPRQLVFKKDASSICNVVTKSGLTLPLVAKPLVSDGSAKSHELSLAYDRYSLQRLEPPLVVQEFVNHGGILFKVYIVGEAIKVVRRFSLPNVSSRELSKTAGVYRFPRVSCAAASAEDADLDPGVAELPPRPLLERLAKELRLRLGLRLFNLDIIREHGKRDQFYVIDINYFPGYGKMPEYEHIFTDFLLSPAQGENKKRSG, from the exons ATGAGAGAGGAAATGGTGTACAATCAGGGAgaggagaaaagagaagagaaaccGGAATCGGAATCGGTTTCCGAAGTAGATAGATGTTGTAATATTGTGGAGAGTAATAATGGGTTTTTTCTCCAGAAACAGAAGAGAATGGTTGTGGTTGGATATGCTCTTACGTCTAAGAAGACTAAGAGTTTTTTGCAGCCTAAGTTTGAAAGATTAGCTAG AACTAAAGGGATACTGTTTGTTGCAATTGATCACAACAGACCTCTTTCTGATCAAGGTCCTTTTGACATTGTTTTGCATAAG TTATCAGGAAAAGAATGGCGACAGGTTCTTGAG GACTACAGGCAAACACATCCAGAAGTCACCATTCTTGATCCTCCAGATGCCATACAGCTTTTACATAATCGCCAATACATGCTTCAGGCTGTTGCTGATATGGGTTTGTGTGAAGACTATG GAAAAGTTGGTGTACCCAGACAACTGGTTTTCAAGAAAGATGCATCATCTATCTGCAATGTTGTTACAAAATCCGGGTTGACGCTGCCCCTTG TTGCAAAGCCATTAGTTTCTGATGGAAGTGCAAAGTCGCATGAATTATCACTTGCTTATGATCGGTACTCCCTCCAAAGGCTAGAACCTCCCCTAGTTGTTCAAGAGTTTGTTAATCACG GTGGTATTCTCTTCAAAGTTTATATTGTTGGTGAAGCTATAAAGGTGGTCAGGCGTTTCTCTTTACCTAATGTAAGTAGCCGAGAGCTCTCTAAGACTGCTGGGGTATATCGTTTCCCAAGGGTTTCTTGTGCTGCAGCTTCTGCAGAAGATGCAGATTTGGACCCTGGTGTTGCTG AACTTCCTCCACGACCCTTACTTGAGAGACTTGCAAAGGAACTTCGTCTCAGATTG GGTCTTCGATTGTTCAATCTAGACATTATCCGAGAGCATGGAAAGAGAGATCAATTTTATGTCATCGACATTAACTACTTCCCTG GGTATGGGAAGATGCCTGAATACGAGCATATTTTTACAGATTTCCTCTTGAGCCCGGCACAAGGAGAAAACAAGAAAAGATCTGGTTAA
- the LOC133807342 gene encoding inositol-tetrakisphosphate 1-kinase 3-like isoform X2, with translation MREEMVYNQGEEKREEKPESESVSEVDRCCNIVESNNGFFLQKQKRMVVVGYALTSKKTKSFLQPKFERLARTKGILFVAIDHNRPLSDQGPFDIVLHKDYRQTHPEVTILDPPDAIQLLHNRQYMLQAVADMGLCEDYGKVGVPRQLVFKKDASSICNVVTKSGLTLPLVAKPLVSDGSAKSHELSLAYDRYSLQRLEPPLVVQEFVNHGGILFKVYIVGEAIKVVRRFSLPNVSSRELSKTAGVYRFPRVSCAAASAEDADLDPGVAELPPRPLLERLAKELRLRLGLRLFNLDIIREHGKRDQFYVIDINYFPGYGKMPEYEHIFTDFLLSPAQGENKKRSG, from the exons ATGAGAGAGGAAATGGTGTACAATCAGGGAgaggagaaaagagaagagaaaccGGAATCGGAATCGGTTTCCGAAGTAGATAGATGTTGTAATATTGTGGAGAGTAATAATGGGTTTTTTCTCCAGAAACAGAAGAGAATGGTTGTGGTTGGATATGCTCTTACGTCTAAGAAGACTAAGAGTTTTTTGCAGCCTAAGTTTGAAAGATTAGCTAG AACTAAAGGGATACTGTTTGTTGCAATTGATCACAACAGACCTCTTTCTGATCAAGGTCCTTTTGACATTGTTTTGCATAAG GACTACAGGCAAACACATCCAGAAGTCACCATTCTTGATCCTCCAGATGCCATACAGCTTTTACATAATCGCCAATACATGCTTCAGGCTGTTGCTGATATGGGTTTGTGTGAAGACTATG GAAAAGTTGGTGTACCCAGACAACTGGTTTTCAAGAAAGATGCATCATCTATCTGCAATGTTGTTACAAAATCCGGGTTGACGCTGCCCCTTG TTGCAAAGCCATTAGTTTCTGATGGAAGTGCAAAGTCGCATGAATTATCACTTGCTTATGATCGGTACTCCCTCCAAAGGCTAGAACCTCCCCTAGTTGTTCAAGAGTTTGTTAATCACG GTGGTATTCTCTTCAAAGTTTATATTGTTGGTGAAGCTATAAAGGTGGTCAGGCGTTTCTCTTTACCTAATGTAAGTAGCCGAGAGCTCTCTAAGACTGCTGGGGTATATCGTTTCCCAAGGGTTTCTTGTGCTGCAGCTTCTGCAGAAGATGCAGATTTGGACCCTGGTGTTGCTG AACTTCCTCCACGACCCTTACTTGAGAGACTTGCAAAGGAACTTCGTCTCAGATTG GGTCTTCGATTGTTCAATCTAGACATTATCCGAGAGCATGGAAAGAGAGATCAATTTTATGTCATCGACATTAACTACTTCCCTG GGTATGGGAAGATGCCTGAATACGAGCATATTTTTACAGATTTCCTCTTGAGCCCGGCACAAGGAGAAAACAAGAAAAGATCTGGTTAA